A genomic stretch from Plasmodium brasilianum strain Bolivian I chromosome 9, whole genome shotgun sequence includes:
- a CDS encoding ATP synthase-associated protein, with translation MRKKIFPFLKFQTSSCEEKENMNNPPCPFEGPNGNNNDAVLDIIKKIPINPFIDSNENLNKYKYGVEKKGIERYTGIQVYEEEDEKDHKKKQPFDYPFPVSKHVIFEKNKVNKSDDRININYSNISTDLYPEEGYKTPNRKKHFSSEWEILLAHNHGLYNFKSTDNNVIVNKDMYALNTENDIRNKLNLYIERINVDNPNDACKYLAIEEYKCLLTHSFHMNPDISNQKCVKWFNEYMQCKWDEHKLNYGYNYIENRRHKKSKAYIAAPDYQYS, from the coding sequence ATGAGAAAGAaaattttcccatttttaaaattccaAACAAGCAGCTGTgaggaaaaggaaaacatgAACAACCCCCCCTGTCCTTTTGAAGGACCGAATGGAAATAATAACGATGCAGTTTTggacataataaaaaagataccCATAAATCCTTTTATCGATagtaatgaaaatttaaataaatataaatatggtGTGGAAAAGAAAGGTATCGAAAGATATACAGGTATACAAGTatatgaagaagaagatgaaAAAGACCATAAAAAGAAACAGCCATTTGATTATCCATTTCCAGTTAGTAAACAtgttatatttgaaaaaaataaagtaaataaatcAGATGAccgtataaatataaattatagtaatatatcCACTGACCTATATCCAGAAGAGGGATATAAAACCCCCAATAGAAAAAAGCATTTCTCATCAGAATGGGAAATATTATTAGCACATAATCATggattatataattttaaaagtacGGATAATAATGTTATAGTAAATAAAGATATGTATGCTTTAAATACAGAAAATGatattagaaataaattaaatttatatatagaaagaATAAATGTAGATAATCCAAATGATGCTTGTAAATATTTAGCAATAGaagaatataaatgtttattaaCTCATTCATTTCATATGAACCCAGATATCAGTAATCAAAAATGCGTCAAATGgtttaatgaatatatgcAATGTAAATGGGATGAACATAAACTAAATTAtggttataattatattgaaaataggAGACACAAAAAGTCCAAAGCGTACATTGCGGCGCCGGATTATCAGTACTCTTAA